The sequence below is a genomic window from Sphingobacterium sp. ML3W.
AAAACATACGACAAGCACAAAAGCGATTCTACCATTCAGGAGCAACACGATCCATTGCATTCAGAAAAGAACAACTCAAGTTCTTGAAAAACCTTATCCAATCAAACGAAGAGTTATTTTACGATGCTATTTACAAAGACTTCAGAAAATCACGTTTTGAGACCTATACCAATGAACTGAGCATCATCTATGCTGAGATAGATTATTATCTTAAAAATCTCAAGCGTATAGCAAAACCAAAACGCGTGCGTACAAATTTGACAAATATCCCTGGGCAAAGCTATATCTACCATGACCCGCTCGGCACGGTCCTGATTATCAGTGCATGGAACTACCCTTATCAATTGACCTTAACACCTTTGGTGAGTGCCATTGCCGGAGGAAATACCGCTATTATCAAACCAAGCGAACTTCCTATGCATACCATGTATCTCATGGAGAAGCTTATCAATACAAATTTTCCAAAAGAATACCTTCATGTCGTTACTGGAGCGATACCTGAAACGACTGCATTATTAGCACTCGCATATGATAAGATCTTTTTCACAGGAAGTCCTAAGGTAGGCAAAATCGTTTATGAAGCGGCGGCAAAACAGTTATGTCCCGTTACTTTGGAACTAGGGGGGAAATCGCCGGCTATCCTAACACCTTCAGCAAATCTGAAGGTTGCAATCAAGCGATTGGTTTGGGGTAAATTTCTCAACGCGGGCCAAACATGTATCGCCCCAGATTACCTATATGTCCACGAATCGATTAAAACCAATGTTTTACAGATAATCAAAGAAATACTCGAAAAGATTCCATACAATGATGGTGCTGATCATTATGTGAGTATCATCGACCAACACAACTACAATCGTCTGGAGAAAATGATGAATGCTGATAAAGTATATTACAAAAATGGTGAACACAATCCTGAAAAGCTGCATTTTGCACCCACAATCATGTCTGACGTAACATGGGACGATACCGTGATGCAAGATGAAATATTTGGTCCTCTCCTACCTGTATTAACTTACAACGACTTTCGTCAGGTCTTAGAAACAATCAATGACAAAGAAAAACCGCTTTCTGCATACCTCTTTAGTAATGATGCGAAAGAAAAGGATACTTTTCTGAACATCTTAACTTTTGGAGGAGGGTGTATCAACGATACCATCATGCATGTAGCTAGTGAGTATCTTCCATTTGGCGGTGTTGGAAATTCAGGTACAGGTAATTATCATGGAGAAGCAGGTTTTCGTTGTTTTACGCATCAAAAATCTGTGTTAAAAAAGGCGAATTGGGGTGAACCAAATCTTAAATATCCGCCATATACAGAAAACAAATTAAAGTGGATAAAAAAGGTCTTGTGAAAAAAATCACTTAAATACTACGTAGATAATCCTAAAGCCTCCAATTTTCCATATATTTCCGATACGGGTTATTAAAAATTTTTAGAAGTATGAAAAACACTAAAACTACTTATCTCGTTCTCGCCATAACTACAATAATATTGGGTTTAGTGATAAGAAAGATACCATTTATTCCTGCCATTACAGGTGACATGCTATATGCTGTTATGGCATATTGGCTCTGTCGATTTCTATTTTTTAAACGTTCTAAATCATTTTCGCTCATCTTGGCGGTTACATTTTGTTTTTTCATTGAATGTCTACAGTTAATCCAAACTCCTTTTTTTATTTATATAAGAAGTCATTCACTCTTACGTTTATTATTTGGGCAAGGATTCTTATGGTCCGATCTACTAGCCTATATGTTTGGTGCTTCTATAGCATATTTATGTGACAAGGCTTGTTTTACAGCTCGTTCCTATAAAGAACATGAATAGCTAAATTTTGCCTTTACATTTCTGATCAACCTATCCTCCATCTATACTACTCAAAGGCATTCTTAGAATAATTTTCTATTTCTTTGATTTTAGACCTTATGTATTATAAAACTGTACAATAGCATCTCTCCCATTGCTAAATAGGAAACAATCCTACAAATCGTCTCAAAAGATGATCAAATTGTCTCATCATCATGTTAAAGTTTTAAAAAATTATCAACTTAAATAAAACTACCAAACTAATTATGAGAACTGTTAACTATTTGTTTCGCCGACGGCATAGGCAGTTTCTGCCATTTACCAACTGTATAAATGCCTTCGTTAGTAATACTTAAAAGTAATAGTTTCATGCTATTATAATCGATAAAACCTATTGTAAACCTTTAAGCCTATGAATTTTAAAATCAATAATTTTAAAGTAGTTACCAAATTATTGCTATTCAGCACAAATTTTTATGCAATAACAGCACTTGCTTCGCCTGTTGCCATTTATAGCAACGTCGTCCAGTCAACACTTAATGGTAAAATTACGAACCAAACCGGTACTCCATTAGCAGGTGCAACAGTGCATGTAAAAGGTACCGCGCAGAGTACAGCCACAGATCAAACTGGAAATTTCAAACTAACCAATGTCAAAAAAAATGATATCATCTTAATTAGGATGATTGGATTTATGACACAAGAAGTTCACTATAACGGTGAACCAAACCTGCTAATAAAAATGGAGGATATGTCCCAAAATCTAGAAGAGGCAGTTGTAGTGGGATATGGTACCATTGATAAAAAAGAACTTACCAGTGCTGTGTCGACAATCAAACAAAAAGATATGATTGCGGGTTCTGCTTCGCCCTTACTCGCTATACAGGGGAAAGTCCCCGGCTTAAGTGTTGTTTCCACCAATGGTACGGATCCAAATGCTGGAATATCATTGCAGCTGCGGGGTGTCAACTCGGTGAAAGCTTCTCAAGGTCCCTTGGTCGTCATCGATGGTGTCCCTGGAGGAGATATCAATTCTGTAGCTAAGGAAGACATCGAATCAATCAACGTACTTCGAGACGCTTCAGCTGCAGCTATTTACGGAACAAGAGCATCAGGTGGTGTTATTCTGATCACGACAAAAAGACCCCAAGTAGGAAACGCACAGGTCACTTTTACTTCTGAGTATTTTATGGAAACGATTCGCAAAAAACCAAAGGTTCTTTCTGCACAAAAATTCCTGGAGCATGGATTGGGAAAAGACCTCGGACACAAAACGGATTGGTATGATGAAGTCACTAACGACAACCCTTTTAGCCACAGACAGGTCGTCAATATCAATGGAGGATCTGAAACCGCTAGTATTTATGCAACATTTACGAAAAGAGATGCGACGGGGATGGCTATTACCTCAAAACGGGAAGAAATTGGAGGACGTATCAACTCTTCATTTAAATTCTTTAACGGATTTGCTGAACTCAATTCAAATGTGAGTTACAATGAAGCGAAGGCCTTTAGCAGCAATAATGATATTTTTAACAATAATGATATCTTTAATATGGCTATGGTGCTAAATCCTACAGAAACTCCTTACGATATCAATGATGTAAGTGGATACAACGTATTGGTTGGTGGGTATGACACCTGGAATCCAGTTGCCGAAGCTAAACTAAGGTCTGATGTTAAACAATTTAAATACCTCTTGGCAAATAGCACTTTGAAACTTAATCTAAGCGAACATTTAAATACAAGTGCTACTATTGGAATAAAAAGTAACTCAGAACACGGCAGCTTTTACCGTTCTTCACAACATCGTATTTCGCGAGAAAATAATGTAGATGGGTATGCAGAGCAATATAACAATAAATATATTGACCGTGTATTTGAATGGACATTGAATTATAATAAACGCTGGGACGACCACAGTGTCAATGCCGTAGTTGGTTATAGTTATCAAGATTTTAATGGGCAAGGTTTTTCTGCTAAAAATTCTGACTTCCCAGTAGATGGAATCAAAGAGAATGACATGGAAACGGGTAGTTATCTTGTAGCTGGTAGAGCTGGTATGGGCTCATGGAAAAACCCATGGGTAAAATTAGCTGCTTTCTTTGGTCGTATAAACTACTCTTACTTGGATCGCTACATACTTACCGCAACAGCACGATATGAGGGGTCTAGTAAATTTGACCCCAAAAATAGATGGGGATTTTTCCCTGGTCTATCAGCAGGATGGCGCATATCGCAGGAATCATTCTTAAAAGATGTCTCGTTTATAAACGACCTAAAATTGAGAGCTGGCTATGGCGAAACAGGTAATGAAGGCTTTGATGCTAAGGTAGCCCGCCGTATGTACAGTGCCGACACCTGGTTTTTGCAAGATGACAAATGGTTTAGGACTTACGGAGTGATGCACAATCAAAATGCTGATATTAAATGGGAGGTAAAAAAAGAGTATAACTTAGGTCTGGACTTTTCAATCTTGAATAATAAAGTAAGTGGTCGCTTTGATATGTATAAACGGAAGATAGATGATCTGATTTACGAAATCAGTGTTTCTCAACCGCCAGCAATTCATGACAAAACAATCATGAATGTGGGTAGCATGCAAAATACCGGTTACGAATTTGAACTGAATTATAAAGCCGTTTCAAATGAAACCTTTACCTACACTACAGGAATTGTTGCATCTCACAATAAGAGTACACTCAACTCACTTTGGGGCAATCAAACATTTATCGATAAAAAAGGGTTTCCTGCACCAGGATCTCCAGGAACAGCTGTAAGGTTGTACCCTGGCGAAGATATCGGTCGCTTTTATATTTGGAAATTTGCCGGTTTTACTGAAGATGGGTACTGGAAACTGTATGATAAGGATGGTCAGGCTTTTGATGTGCGGGAACAAAGTAAAACACAAGCAGACAAATCGTTTGTGGGCAATGCTATACCAAAACTTCAGCTTTCTTGGAACAATCAGTTCACCTATAAAAACTGGGATGCCAGTATCTACATGCGCAGTTGGATTGGACATGATGTCTTCAATATGATCAATATGTATTACAGTTTACCAAATGTGAAATCTCAAAATGTGCTATCAGAGGCTTTTGACAAACATAAAGATATTAAAGGAGAGAAAGAATTAAGTGATTATTGGTTGGAAAAAGGAACCTTTCTAAAAGTAGATGCCCTGAGTTTCGGTTATTCTTTTAATGCCAATAAAATCAAACCAATAAAGGCACTTCGCCTTTATGCGACCGCTAGAGATCTTTTTGTATTCACAAATTATACAGGTTTAGATCCGGAGGTCAATATCAATGGACTCGAACCAGGTTTTGAAGAAAGGAATGCCTATCCAAAAACCAGAACTTTTATGATGGGACTACAAGTAAACTTTTAAAAAGAAAAGCATGAAAAAATACATATCGATATTAACATTAACCGCTGGTCTATTACTCCAAGGTTGTACTAAGTTGGATCAAGAATTTTATAGTTCGGTAACTCCGGAAACCTTTTACAAAAGTGAGAAAGATATCAAGGCCGCCCTTTTCAGACCTTTTACACATGCAAAATGGTATCTTGGAGAAGATAGATGGCGGTTACAGGAATATACAGCGGACAATTTTGCAATCAGTACAAAGGGTAGACATTGGTATAATGGCGGTGAAAATGAACGCTATCACTATCATAAATGGACAGCAGATGACGGTTGGATTTCGGAAAGTTGGAGAGGTACCCTGATGGGGATTGCTCTGGCTCTTGATGCAAAAAATGATCTATCAAAACTTGACTATACCAAATTTGCACTGACCGCAGAGAAGCAAGCTGCGGATTTAGCCCAATTGGATGCATTAATAGCTTATTTCTATTTAAGAGGTCTTGATTATTTTGGAGGAATGCCAATTTTTGAATCTCTGGATCAAGAATCTCTCCCTAGGAATACAGATCAAGAGCTTTTTTTACATATCGAGAAATTGCTTAAACAAGCAATAGACATCATACCATCAAAAAAAGCTGGTGACAAAGAAGAAGGTGCAATCAGAAAAGCAGCTGTTGCAGCTATGTTGGCACAATTGTATTTCAATGCGGAGTCTTATATCGGAAAACCGATGTATGAAGAGAGTAGAAAAATCAGTCAAGCTATCATCAATAAAGAATATGGCGATTACGAACTTGACCCTACATGGAATGGCGTTCATGGATTCAATAATAATCTTTCACCTGAAATCATATGGTCAATGCCATCAGAATTTAAAATGCTGGAGTATAACTGGTTTTACTCTAATTTTTATCATTATAATTCTCGGGAATATTTTAATCAGGATATGGGAGGTGATAATGGCGGCCATCTTAGCCCTTCTAAAAAACCGGATGGAACCCTATATAGCAGTGATTTCAAATTGGGTTCTCCCTACGAAACATTTGATAATGGAGACTTGCGAAAGGCCCCTTATCATTACTTAGGAGCTGAGAATTATGAAGGAATGTTTATTGTCGGCCTTCACCTATCCCCGACTGGAAAAGCGATTCTTGGAGGCGAAGAATATGATAAGCAACCATTGGTTTTTGTGGATCAGGTGGCACGTTTCTCAGAAGTGGGTATAGGGAAAAAATACAGCTCTATTGCTCAACTACCCTCCAAAATGTCTGAAGGTGAAGAAAATACGGGCATTCGACTTGTTAAGGTTCCTATCCCAAACTTAGCCAACAATACCTTAAGATGGGGTGCAGATATGCCAGCGATAAGATTAGCCGAAATTTACTATATGCTTGCTGAGTGTGAATTTCGTGTAGGCGACAAAGTAAAAGCTGCAGCATTATATAATGAGGTTAGAAAAAGAAATTTCAAGGATACAACAGATCCGAATCCGCTTACAAGTACGAACTTAGATAAATATCGTATCCTTGATGAATGGAGTATCGAATTTTTAGGAGAAGGACGCAGAAGAACAGATCTCATTCGATGGAAAGCATTTACTACCGAAAATTGGTGGGATCACAACGCGTCGAATGCCAATCATTTGAACCGCTTTCCGGTTCCTAATTCAGCTATCTCTGGCAATAATAGCTTAGAACAAAATCCAGGTTATTAACAACCTAATAAGCAATAATTTTAGCAAATAAAGCCCTTAATTCAAATGTATTAAGGGCTTTATCATGATTATAGATAATGGAATTAGCGTGCTTTAGTCTACGTTGAGAATCTAACCATTATGAACGGAAAACATATCGGTATGATAACATCATTAAAAAAAGTAGTGAGCTACCGGATGCTCTAGCACTAACAATGTTTAACTTTGAGCATCTCAAAATTTTAATAAGAACTGAGCATATGATGATCTCACTCAACTTTAAAAAATATAAAACTGAAGATTTTATGGACTATTATAATCTTGTAAAAGAAGACATCCATATGAAATACATTACGGGAAAAGGGATGTCTAAAGAAAATGCTATAAAGAGATTTGATTTTATATTGGACCTTGGTCAACACCATGATGATATAGGTTATTTTCAAGTACGAGATGCTGAAACTAACAGCATTATCGGTGACAGTAAACTCGTGTACAATAATGATGATAAGTCACTATTTGAAATCGGTTACTTACTCAAAGAAGAGTACTGGAGAAAGGGCTTAGGGACAAAAATATGTGCATACTTATTAGCACTAGCTTCGACAATCGATGAGAAAAAAGATATTATTGGGATTATCCATCCAGAAAATACAGCCTCAAGAAGATTACTTGAAAAGTTTGGATTCAAAAGCATTTTCAAAGGAGATGAAAATGGGGCAACAATAGAGAAACTCATATTAAAGCGAAACGGTGAGGATTGATTTCAACAAAAATCATACGGAATTCCATTTCAAGATTGTTATTTATTCAATATCCTTGACAACGAAATAAAACAGGTACTTACTTGCGTAAATTCTGTTCGTTAAACTTTGAATTACAGTTTAACGAACAGAGTCTTTAATGATCCAAAAAAACAGTAGTTTTATTATTTCATTGAATCAAATAAACTTATTTCTTAACACGCTTTTCAGCTTTAAAAACGAATGGTATCCGATGCTAAGAAAGGTAATTCATAAGCTCCAGTATCCATCATTACTTGTTTTGCTACTTTTTTTAAATTCATTACTGATGCTTCGGTTACTTTAGTTTGATAGGAATAGATCTGGTTCAGCTTAGGTAGATTATTTAATTTTTCTAAACCCTTATCTGTCACCGGAACGGCGAATAAATTTAGGTAACGTAAATTTTGATGTCCAGCCAGAAATGTTAACCCATCATCTGTAATCTGCGTATGCTCCAAATGCAACTTCATTAAGTTGGTAAATTCGGGAATAATCTTAAGGCCCTGGTTCGTAATGGCCGTATTACCCAACTTCAATTGCACGATGTTATCTTTTATTTTCAGCAAGTCAGTTAAATCTTGATCTTTAAATTCAGGATAATTGATTGCATTGATAACGACATATTCACTATTCTTATCAATAGGTAAAACCTTGATTCCTTTCGCCTGCAATTGTTGTACAAAATCTGTCGGTAACTTATTGGCTTCAGGTAATTCCTCAAATGGTGAAGTAGGTTCGCTCCCCTTTTCAAGCTTCGCTAATATTTCTTTCATTTCAGCAGTTTGCGCCAGTTCGCTTGTTTTTTTTCCAAAGTCAGCACCCTCTTTTACCCACCAACCGATTAGTTTTATCTGCTCAGCAGTAATTGGTTTCCGTCCTTTAGGAGGCATCCGCCCTTCATGCCCTTCTGGCAGAATCAATCGGGCGTATAATTCACTCTTTTCAGCATCATTCAACACCAATACATTACCATTATCGCCACCTTTCAATAGATGTACTTGATCATGCAGAGCCAAACCACCCTCTTTCTTCTTTTCTCCGTGACAACTCACACATCTTTGTTTCAATATGGGTTGAATGATCCCACTGTATACTTGCGCTTCCTGTACATTAGTCAGCAGAGTCATCTC
It includes:
- a CDS encoding aldehyde dehydrogenase, producing the protein MNYQNIRQAQKRFYHSGATRSIAFRKEQLKFLKNLIQSNEELFYDAIYKDFRKSRFETYTNELSIIYAEIDYYLKNLKRIAKPKRVRTNLTNIPGQSYIYHDPLGTVLIISAWNYPYQLTLTPLVSAIAGGNTAIIKPSELPMHTMYLMEKLINTNFPKEYLHVVTGAIPETTALLALAYDKIFFTGSPKVGKIVYEAAAKQLCPVTLELGGKSPAILTPSANLKVAIKRLVWGKFLNAGQTCIAPDYLYVHESIKTNVLQIIKEILEKIPYNDGADHYVSIIDQHNYNRLEKMMNADKVYYKNGEHNPEKLHFAPTIMSDVTWDDTVMQDEIFGPLLPVLTYNDFRQVLETINDKEKPLSAYLFSNDAKEKDTFLNILTFGGGCINDTIMHVASEYLPFGGVGNSGTGNYHGEAGFRCFTHQKSVLKKANWGEPNLKYPPYTENKLKWIKKVL
- a CDS encoding RagB/SusD family nutrient uptake outer membrane protein gives rise to the protein MKKYISILTLTAGLLLQGCTKLDQEFYSSVTPETFYKSEKDIKAALFRPFTHAKWYLGEDRWRLQEYTADNFAISTKGRHWYNGGENERYHYHKWTADDGWISESWRGTLMGIALALDAKNDLSKLDYTKFALTAEKQAADLAQLDALIAYFYLRGLDYFGGMPIFESLDQESLPRNTDQELFLHIEKLLKQAIDIIPSKKAGDKEEGAIRKAAVAAMLAQLYFNAESYIGKPMYEESRKISQAIINKEYGDYELDPTWNGVHGFNNNLSPEIIWSMPSEFKMLEYNWFYSNFYHYNSREYFNQDMGGDNGGHLSPSKKPDGTLYSSDFKLGSPYETFDNGDLRKAPYHYLGAENYEGMFIVGLHLSPTGKAILGGEEYDKQPLVFVDQVARFSEVGIGKKYSSIAQLPSKMSEGEENTGIRLVKVPIPNLANNTLRWGADMPAIRLAEIYYMLAECEFRVGDKVKAAALYNEVRKRNFKDTTDPNPLTSTNLDKYRILDEWSIEFLGEGRRRTDLIRWKAFTTENWWDHNASNANHLNRFPVPNSAISGNNSLEQNPGY
- a CDS encoding GNAT family N-acetyltransferase — its product is MMISLNFKKYKTEDFMDYYNLVKEDIHMKYITGKGMSKENAIKRFDFILDLGQHHDDIGYFQVRDAETNSIIGDSKLVYNNDDKSLFEIGYLLKEEYWRKGLGTKICAYLLALASTIDEKKDIIGIIHPENTASRRLLEKFGFKSIFKGDENGATIEKLILKRNGED
- a CDS encoding SusC/RagA family TonB-linked outer membrane protein; protein product: MNFKINNFKVVTKLLLFSTNFYAITALASPVAIYSNVVQSTLNGKITNQTGTPLAGATVHVKGTAQSTATDQTGNFKLTNVKKNDIILIRMIGFMTQEVHYNGEPNLLIKMEDMSQNLEEAVVVGYGTIDKKELTSAVSTIKQKDMIAGSASPLLAIQGKVPGLSVVSTNGTDPNAGISLQLRGVNSVKASQGPLVVIDGVPGGDINSVAKEDIESINVLRDASAAAIYGTRASGGVILITTKRPQVGNAQVTFTSEYFMETIRKKPKVLSAQKFLEHGLGKDLGHKTDWYDEVTNDNPFSHRQVVNINGGSETASIYATFTKRDATGMAITSKREEIGGRINSSFKFFNGFAELNSNVSYNEAKAFSSNNDIFNNNDIFNMAMVLNPTETPYDINDVSGYNVLVGGYDTWNPVAEAKLRSDVKQFKYLLANSTLKLNLSEHLNTSATIGIKSNSEHGSFYRSSQHRISRENNVDGYAEQYNNKYIDRVFEWTLNYNKRWDDHSVNAVVGYSYQDFNGQGFSAKNSDFPVDGIKENDMETGSYLVAGRAGMGSWKNPWVKLAAFFGRINYSYLDRYILTATARYEGSSKFDPKNRWGFFPGLSAGWRISQESFLKDVSFINDLKLRAGYGETGNEGFDAKVARRMYSADTWFLQDDKWFRTYGVMHNQNADIKWEVKKEYNLGLDFSILNNKVSGRFDMYKRKIDDLIYEISVSQPPAIHDKTIMNVGSMQNTGYEFELNYKAVSNETFTYTTGIVASHNKSTLNSLWGNQTFIDKKGFPAPGSPGTAVRLYPGEDIGRFYIWKFAGFTEDGYWKLYDKDGQAFDVREQSKTQADKSFVGNAIPKLQLSWNNQFTYKNWDASIYMRSWIGHDVFNMINMYYSLPNVKSQNVLSEAFDKHKDIKGEKELSDYWLEKGTFLKVDALSFGYSFNANKIKPIKALRLYATARDLFVFTNYTGLDPEVNINGLEPGFEERNAYPKTRTFMMGLQVNF
- a CDS encoding DUF2809 domain-containing protein; this translates as MAYWLCRFLFFKRSKSFSLILAVTFCFFIECLQLIQTPFFIYIRSHSLLRLLFGQGFLWSDLLAYMFGASIAYLCDKACFTARSYKEHE
- a CDS encoding c-type cytochrome domain-containing protein, with product MMLFFEELMNFTGRWHPLLVHLPIGMLIVACILAVFSRKESYRTIGPAISLSLLLGGVAALLACFTGYLLSLQGGYEQETLEFHQWLGIAVAVISLFLYQLYREGTRYSFIEKIKPYRLLLLFLMFILIAFTGHFGGTLTHGKGYFKDALPTAIKEVVGIEEPIEEMTLLTNVQEAQVYSGIIQPILKQRCVSCHGEKKKEGGLALHDQVHLLKGGDNGNVLVLNDAEKSELYARLILPEGHEGRMPPKGRKPITAEQIKLIGWWVKEGADFGKKTSELAQTAEMKEILAKLEKGSEPTSPFEELPEANKLPTDFVQQLQAKGIKVLPIDKNSEYVVINAINYPEFKDQDLTDLLKIKDNIVQLKLGNTAITNQGLKIIPEFTNLMKLHLEHTQITDDGLTFLAGHQNLRYLNLFAVPVTDKGLEKLNNLPKLNQIYSYQTKVTEASVMNLKKVAKQVMMDTGAYELPFLASDTIRF